The Sphingopyxis fribergensis DNA segment GGTATTACCATGGCAGCCATGACCTCGCTGACCCGTATCTCCCGCCTCGCGCTAGCCGCGGCCCTCCTCATTCCAACGGCTGCGCACGCCAGCGAGCTCACGCCCGAACAAATGGCCTGGTATCGCGCCCAGATGGGTCTGGCGGCCACTTCCGGGCCACCGCCGTCGACGAGTTCGGTTGGCGACGCCGTGATGGAATGGCGGCGGCTGACCGCGAATACCGGCGCGTCCTTCGACCAGCTTTCGCGCTTCCTGATGGCGAACAAGGGCTGGCCCGACGCCGAAAAAATGCGTTCCCGCGCCGAAAAAGCGATCTCGCTCGACAGCTATGATCCGCAGCGTACCCTTGCCTATTTCCAGACTTATCCGCCGCAAACTGCGAGCGGCCAGCTCCGCTACGCGCTCGCGCTCAATGCGTCAGGCCGCCGCGAAGATGCCGCCGCCGCAGTGCGCCGCGCATGGACCAGCGGGCCGCTCGACGATTATGAAACGAGCCGCGCGCTCGGCATGTTCCCCGGCGCGATCACGCTTGCCGACCATGACGCGCGAATGGACAAGCTGCTCTGGCTCGGCGCGACCTCGGCGGCGAGCCGCCAACTCGCCTACACCTCGCCAGAGAAACGCAATGTATTCGCGGCGCGGCTCGCGATGCGCAGCAAGGCGGTCGACGCCGCCTTCCAGGCATCGGCGGTCGAAAGCGCGAACCCGTCGCTGACGCGCACCGACCCCGGCTATATCACGGACAAGGCGACCTGGCTGCGGACATCAGGCCGCGTTGGCGAAGCGCGGGCTCTGCTCGCCGCGCCGCGATCGCTGGCAAAGGCGCCGACCGATCCCGAAGAATGGCTCGAAACCTTGCTCACCAACGCGCGGCAGGCCGATGCCGGCGGCGACAAGACGACCGCCTATAATATCGCACGCCAGCTCGACGACGCCTTTCCGGCGGGGACGGTGATCCGCGAGACGCCGCTCGGCGTACGCGACGATTATACGTCGCTCGCCTGGCTTGCGGGGCAACTCGCATATAAGGACCTTCGCCGGCCGGCCGAAGCGGTGAAGCTCTATCGCGCCTATGGCGAAGCTGCGCGTTCGGCGCAGACGCGTACCAAGGGCTTTTACTGGGCGGGCCGCGCCGCGCTCGCTGCTGGCGACGCTGCCACTGCGAACGCGCATTTCGCTGACGCAGCGCAGCATTATGACCAGTTCTACGGACAATTGGCACTGGAACGGCTGAACCGTCCGCAGCCCAAGCCGACGCCCGACCCGACAATTCAGGTTGGCAGCGCCGAACAGCGCGCATTCGAAGACGACCGGCTGGTACGTGCCGCGCGTGCGCTCGGCGAAATCGGTGCGTGGCGCGAGCAATCCGCGTTCCTGCGAGCATTGGCGCAAAAGGCCAGCTCGCCTGCGGATCATGTGCTCGCCGGCAAGCTGGCGTCCCAGATCGGGCGCCCCGACCTTGGCGTGATGATCGGCCGCAGCGCGCAGGCTAACAGCCTCGACGCAGTCGAGGTATCGGGTTTTCCGACGGTGCGTGTTCCCGCCGGGCATGAAAGCAACTGGACCTTCATCCATGCGATCACGCGGCAGGAAAGCCAGTTCGACCGGCAGGCAATCAGCCACGCCGGCGCGCGCGGGATGATGCAGCTGATGCCGGGCACCGCGAACGAGGTCGCAGGCAAACTCGGCCTGTCTTATAACCGCGACCTGCTGACATCCGATACCAATTACAACATGATGCTCGGCTCGACCTATTTCCAGCAGATGCTGCGTTACTTCGGCGGCAGCTACCCGCTCGCTGTCGCGGCGTACAACGCCGGGCCGGGAAATGTGAACAAATGGCTCCGCGCCAATGGCGATCCGCGCACGGGCTCGATCGAAATGATCGACTGGATTGAGGCGATCCCGATCTTCGAGACGAAAAATTATGTCCAGCGCGTGCTCGAGAACGCCGTCGTTTACGACACGCTGCGCGACGGCAGCGGCGCGCGCGCGCAGGCGCCGCTCAGCTTCTATCTCGGCAAACGGACGCCCGGCTGACACCCGATGACGGGGGAGAAAACGAATATCATCAGCCCGGCGGGCTTCGCCGCGCTGCGCGCCGAATATGACGCGCTGCTCGGCGGCGAGCGGCCGAAGCTGGTCGAAGTGATCAGTTGGGCCGCCGGCAATGGCGACCGCAGCGAAAACGGCGACTATATCTATGGCCGCAAGCGGCTACGCGAAATCGACCGGCGCCTCTCCTTCCTCGCGCGGCGCATGAAAGCGGCGCGGGTCGTCGATCCTGCCGAGCAGCCCGACAAGAGCCGCATCTGGTTCGGCGCGACGGCCGAGCTCGCCGACGACGATGACGCGCGGCGTATCGTCACGCTGGTCGGCGATGACGAGGCCGAGGCGGGCGAAGGCCGGATCGGCTGGAACAGCCCTCTCGCCCGCGCACTGCGCGGCGCCGCGATCGGCGATCTGCGTACAGTACAGCTACCCGCCGGGCCGAAAGAATGGGAAGTGATGTCGGTCAGCTATCCCTCGAACTGATGTTCGCCCTTCTCGCCGCCACTGAAGACCGATATGCAGAAAAAAGGGCGCGGAAGCTTGCTGCCGCGCCCTTTTCCGCTGAGGTTCGCGATGCTTAGCTAGCGGGTTTGTCCGGAGCGGGCGTCGCGGCGTCGGCGGTTGCATCGGCCTGCGGTGCCGGCGCGCCGGTGGCCTGCGCGACGGCGGAAGCGAACTGCTCGGCGGTGTAGGCCGCAGCAAGGCCCGCGGGCGACATCAGGAAGGCGCTCCGCGGCAGGCTGACATCATCGCCAGCCGCCGTCGTCACGACGACGGTCGCGGCGCTGGCCGATTTCACCTTGCCCAAGACGGCAGCGCCCTTGAGGCTGCGGACATCGGCACCTGGGACAAGCGCAGTGGCAACCGCAGCGTCATTGGCGGCGGCGGCGGTGTTCACTTCGGCCATCGCCGCAGCAAACTGATCGGCGGTGAAGCTGGTTGCAAGGCCGGCCTGACCGACGAAAAAAGCGTTGCGCGGCAATTTGACGTCGCCGGTCGGGGTGGTGAGCACGACGCCATCGGCCGCGGCGAGCTTTACTTTGCCAAGAATGGCGGTGCCGTTGGCGCTACGAACATCGGCGCCCGGCTGAAGCGCAGCCGTCAGCTTGGCATCGCTGCCTGCGGCAGCCTGATCGACCGCAGCGACCACCTGTGCTTTGGTGGCACCGATCGTCGGACCCTGTTCCAATTTGCCAAAGGCGTTGCTGGGGAGCGTAACCTGCTTGCCCTCGCCCAGGTCGACGACGACATTGGCACCTTGCGCGCTGGAAATAGTGCCGAGTTCGGCGCCTGCGGAATCAAAAACCTTGGTGCCGACCGATAAATCAACGGTGGCAGCGGCGGCGTCCTGGGCCGTTGCGGGGGCTGCCACAAGCGCGGCGCTGCCAAGGGAAAGAGTTGCGATTAAGCCTGCGAATTTCCGCATTGCCTGTGGTCTCCTTTAGAATGTCGGAACGAGAGGGTCGCCTTTTGAACGCGCATGGGCAGCAAAGGACACGCCAATGCCGTCGAAACGTGGCAAAGCTGGGACGAATTGAGTTTATGGTCGGGCGATTGCCATGATGTCGCCTGCCGCTGCGCTCTTCTCGTTGCGGGCGGCGTGACTGCGGCGATGCGAAATAGCCCTCCCGCCGATCAGGGCTGCAACAGCGCCGGGATGATCCAGATCGCCGACAGGACGATCACCACCGCGATCAACGAAAATCCTAGCACATAGCGAACGTTGTGGCCCTTTACCCCGCCGCTCGCCTCTGTCTCGTTCACTTCGACATGTTCATCGACGACTTTCATGATGCGGTTCCCTTTCAACTGGTTCGTTTAGAACGCCGCCCGCACGCGGGCGTTCCGCGCAGGGTGTTGGGGAGAATATTGCCAGAGGGTCTGTAAGCCGGGTTCTGTCCATCCCCTTGCGGGGACTGGGCGATCATTCCTCTAGGCGAACGGTTACCCGAACGCTCAAGCAGTCAACCCGGACGGCTGGGCCGGAATCAGCCCTGAGTTGCCTCGTACCGTCCCTATTCGACCTTGCTCCCGGTGGGGTTTGCCGTGCCGCGCCTGTTACCAGCCGCGCGGTGCGCTCTTACCGCACCCTTTCACCTTTCGCCGGGCCGAAGCCTTTGGCGGTCTACTCTCTGTGGCACTTTCCCTGAACCTGGCCGAAGCCCGATCCGCCGGACGTTATCCGGCACCGTGATTTCCGTGGAGCCCGGACTTTCCTCCCCCGGCGGGATACCCCACCGGCGGCGATCGCCCAACCCTCTGGCGGGATCGAGTATAGCCCTCCTTGGGCGCTTTGACGAGGAATCAATTGCCCTCGGGTTGCGGCAACAGCAGCGCGAGCAGGATCGCGCGGCATTCGCCGCAGATCGTGCCGTCGATCAGTTCGGGACGAAAGCGCCGCTGGAACGCCACCGTCGCCGCAAAACCGTCGGTCACGTCATATCCGAACCGTTCGAGCGCGAGCAGAAAGCCCGCGTCGGTCCACAGCGGATCGGTGAGCTTCTTGGTCGGGCGCGGCAGCGCGAGGCGGCGGCGCGCGAGTTCTTCCCACGGGAAAAGCTCGCCCGGATCCTGCTTGCGCGTCGGAGCAACGTCCGAATGGCCGACGACATTGCCGCGCGTGATCGAATAGCGATCCTTGATCATGTGGACGAGACGGACGACCGAGGCGACCTGCGGGTCGGGGAACGGGACATAGCCCCATTCATGCCCCGGATTGACGATCTCGATCCCGACGCTCGCCGAATTAATGTCGCTGATGCCGCGCCAGTGCGATTTTCCCGCATGCCACGCGCGCTTGTCCTCAGGCACCATATGCGTAATCTGCCCGTCCTCGCTGACCACATAGTGCGCCGACACTTTCGCTTCCGGATTGGCCAGCCAATCAATGGCTTCGGCGCCGCTTTTCATACCTGTATAATGCAGCACGATCATCGAGATGGGCAGCGCGCGCTCGTCGAAATTGGGAGACCAGCGTTCGATAAAATCGCTCATACGCTTTTGGGGGTCCGTCCTGTACTTGCCAACCCATCGATTGCGCCAGTGGGGCGCAAAAAGCAAGGTCAGGCAGCGGCGCGGCGCACCTGCTGGTCGGCGGGCTCATAGAGGCCGCGTAATCGCGGGCTGGCGACGAACTGGTCGGTCTGGCCCAATACGGTTTCGCCCGCACCAAGCACAAGGAAGCTTTGCGGCGCCGCCATTGCACGGAGCCGGGCAAAGGCTTTCTGGCGCATCGGCGCGGAGAAATAGAGCAGCAGGTTACGGCAAAAGATCAGGTCGGCGGAACTCGCGAGCGGCGGCCGGTCGACGAGCATATTCTGCACCGAAAAATCGACGCGGCGGCGCAGGTCCGCCTTGGCGAGCCATCCGCCGTCGGTCTGGTCGAACCAGCGGACCATGCGCTGAACGGGCAGCCCGCGCTGAATCTCGAACTGGCTGTAGAGCCCGACGCGCGCCCGCGAAATCGCGTGATAGCTGACATCGGTGCCGACGATATCGACCTGCCAGCCCGCCCATTTTGCCCCTTGCTCGGCGATCAGCATCGCGAGCGAATAGGCTTCCTGGCCGGTCGACACACCGCAATGCCACACGGTCAGGCGGCGGCGCAGCTTGTTGATCTCGCGGATTTGCTCAAGTGCGGTCGCAGCTATTTCATCGAACACGCTATATTCGCGGTAAAAATAGGTTTCGTTGTTGAGCATCGCGTCGACGGTGTCGTCGAGCAATTGGCGGCTGTTCGACGTAACGAGCGCCGCGACGAGCGCGTCGAGGTCGGCGATACCGTGGCGCTGCATCACCGGTTTCAGCGACATTTCGATCCGCCAGATTCGGTTCGGCGACAGCGTTTGCCCGGTCCGCGATTCGAGTACCCCCATCAACACGCGATACGCCGATTCGCTGGCGGTCGCGCCCATCATGACTTGCGGCGCCCCGGAAGGAAGCTGCCGAGCATCAGCGCGATCGCGTCCGGGTTGAGCGTCGCCGCGGCAATTCCCGCTTTCGCGACCGCGCCTGGCATCCCCCAGATCACGCAGCTTTCGGGGGCCTGTGCAAAAATTGTGCCGCCGGCCGCTTTGAGCCGCGCCGCGCCGATCACCCCGTCGCGGCCCATGCCGCTGAGGACGACCGCTACGCCGCCCTTGCCATAGACGTCGGCAACCGAATCGAGCATCGGATCGGCCGATGGGCAGCAGCCATTGTCCATCACGCGGCGGTCGAGCGCGATTTCGCGGCGGCGACCGTTGGCGACGACAATCAGATGGGCGTCGCCAGGGGCGAGATAGATGCAGCCGCGCTCGACGACCATTCCCAGCTCGGCAACGCAGACGCGGCGCGTGGTCATCGTCGCGATCTGCTTGGCGTAAAATTCCATGAACGCGTCGGGCAGATGCTGGGTGAGGAGGATCGGCGCGGTGATGCGCGGGTCCAGATTAGCGAGGAAATTGGCGAAGGCGGGAATGCCCCCGGTCGATGCCGCGACCGCGATGCATTCGATCGGCTGGTCGGTGTCGATCGCGAGCGCCGCGGCGGGTGCGGGAGCCGGACGCTCGGCGACCGGGATCGGCGCCGGAAAATCGCGTCGATGGCCGAGCGTCATGATCCGTTCGGTCAACACTTCGGCGAAACGGCCCGAGAAGCTGCCGCGACCCGGCTTGGCGAGCGTGTCGCTCGCGCCGAGCGCCAGCGCGTCGATCGCCGCCGGACCGCCCTCGACGCAGTTCGAGGACAGGATGAGGACGCGCGCCTTTTCGGCGCGCTCCAATATATGCGGCAACGCATCGATGCCGTTCATTCCGGGCATTTCGATATCGAGCACAACGACATCGACGGGCTCGCGCGCCAGATAGTCGAGCGCGTCATGCGCAGAGGCGACCGATGCGCAAATCTTTAAGCCCGCGCGCTGGTCGACGATCCGCTCGAGGATGCTGCGGACGACAAGGCTGTCGTCGACGAGCATCACGCGCACGGTGCGGGCGGTCGGCTCGGGATCTTGTATCAGGGGTTGTGGACGGGCCACCTAAAACACCTCAACAGAAAACCTTAGGCAATGCCGACGAGCTGCAGCTTTCCTTCAAGCGTTTCGCGGTCGAACGGCTTCATGACATATTCGTCCGCGCCGGCCTCGATCGCCGCGCGGATATGGTCGATGCTGTTTTCTGTCGTGCAGAAAACGACGCGCGGCCGTTCTTCACGCCCGTAATCCAGGTCGTTGAACGCGCCGAGGAACTCCATGCCGCTCATCACGGGCATGTTCCAGTCGAGCAGGATGACGTCGGGACGATTGGCGCGGCAGAAGGTCAGCGCCTCTTGTCCGTCGGCAGCCTCCTCGACGGCAAAGGACATGCTTTCAAGGATATGGCGCGCGACCTTGCGAATGACTTTGCTGTCATCGACCACCAGACAAGATTTCGACATTCAATTTAACTCCGACCCCCGGGATTTGGGCATGTTTACGTTGAAGGCGTGTGCAGCCCGTTAATAAACGACCATATTCATGCCGCCTTTAAGGCCGGCAGCGTGATAAAATTGGATGGATCGACGACGAGCAGTGAAGCGCCCCGATGTTCGATCATCGCATCGGCGACGCGCGCCCAGCCGGGGAGCAGCTTTCCCGCGATGCGCGTCTCGGGCGCGTCGATGAAACAAACATCCTCGATCTCGTCGGCGAGCAGCGCATAACCATGTTCGGCGACGTCGACGACGATCACGCGCTGTCCCGGCGTCACCGGCACCGCGGGCAGTCCGATGACGACGTGCGGGTCGATGAGTGTGAAGACACGGCTGCGCAGCGCAAACAGCCCGGCGACATGCGGCGGCGCGGCAGGCACTTCGACCGGGACGCCGACGGTAACGACCGAATTGATCGCGCGGCTGCGGAGCGCAACGCGCGTGTCAGCGATGCGTGCGATCAGATAGAGTTTTTCCATCATGCGCGGTCTCCTCCGACCTGACGGCGCAATGCGTCGAGAAGCGCCTGGCGGTCATAACGATAGACGGTTTCGTCTTCCGGCCCCTTGGCGGCGATCGAAGTGCGTAGACGGATCACCGGCACCTCGCCATTGGCAGAACCCAAAACCGCCCCTTCGTCGGTGCAGCACAGCAGAACATCGGGCACTTCGTCCGACACATCATCGCCGAGGACGACGCGGTAACCGGCGCTCCGCAGGATCGGCGCGAGAAAATTGCCGCCCCAGCCGTCACGATCGTCGGCAACACGACATAGGGGCTGGCGCAGCGCGGGTGCAGGTGCACCGGCGGCATATTGTTCCATCAGCCAGAAGGGATCGATCAGCTCGACCGGATCGCCACCGACAAGCACGACGCCGGCGATCAGGCCGGGCGCCGCCGACGGCTGGACGGCATCGGGCAGACGGACGATATCGATCACCTCGGCGATCGGATAACAAAGAACCGCGCGGCCGTCGTAGAGGCGAAGCAGCTTCAGCGTCCCTTCGCCGCCCGGCAACGTCGCGGCATGGACGGGAAAGATGTCGTCGCCGATCTGTGCCTGGACGCGGCCCGCACTTTCGAACAGCGCCGATGCGGGCACTTCCTCGACGCGTTCGATGACCGACAGGCGGACCCCGCGGACGCGGCCGTTCATGTCGCGGAACAGCAGCAACTGCACGGCATTGCGCGCCGCCGCGGCCGCGGCGTCCGCTTCGGTCATCCGGTTATGGCTGCGGCCCGCTTCGCTCGCGTCGACCGCCGCGGCCGCCAGCAGCCCCTGGACATCGAGCAACAGGACGGGACGGCCGTTGTCGGGCAGCGTGGTGCCGGCATAGAGGCCCGTCGCCATGATCATCGGCGCCGCAGGCTTGATCACCAGTTCCTCGTGATCGTGGATCGCCGCGACACTCAGCGCATAGCTTTGCCCTTGCCCCGGCCGAACGATCACGAGCGCGCGGTCGTCGCTGTCGTCTTGCGCGTCGCGCGCGCGACCCAGTATATTTTCCAGCCGCAGGAGCGGAAATTGTTCACCGCGGACGGTCGCGAGTTCGCCGCCGCCCAGCTGATCGATACGCACCGTATCGCCGCCTTCGAGCAGGATCTCGCGCACCGCGCCGCGCGGGATTGCGAAATATTGTCCCGCCGCGCGCACCATCAGACCCGAAATGATCGTCAACGTCATCGGCACGCGGAGCAGGATCGTCAGGCCGCGCCCCTCATCGTTGCGCAGTTCGACGATGCCGCCGATCTTTTCGACATTCGCCTTGACGATATCCATGCCGACGCCGCGCCCCGAAACCGCAGTCACCTTCGCGGCGGTCGAGAAGCCTGGGCGGAAAATCAGCTCGAGTTTTTCTTTTGGCGTCAGCGCGCGCGCGTCGGTCGCGGTAACGACGCGCGACCCGATCGCCTTGGCAACGAGCGCTTCGGGCGAAAGCCCGCGGCCGTCGTCGCGCACCTCGATTTCGATCTGGTTGCCCGACTGGCGCGCTGACACCGAAATCGTCGCGGTGATATCCTTGTCGGCGGCAACGCGGTCCTCGAGCGATTCGATGCCATGATCGATCGCGTTGCGGACGATGTGGATCAAGGGATCGCGAATATTCTCCATCATTTCACGGTCAAGTTCGACTTCGCCGCCGCTCGTCTGGAACGCGATCTTCTTGCCCAAGTCCTTCGCGAGGTCGCGGACGATGCGCGGCAGCGGTGCAAACAATTTGTCGATCCGCTGCATGCGCATCTGGCTGACCGACTGGCGCATCCCGGCGATCGAGTCCGACAGGCGGTCGAACGAGGCGATCACCGACAGGTCGGCGCCCGATTCGCGCAGCATCCGCGCGAATTCATTGCGCGCCAGCACGATATCGGTAACGCCCGTCATCACGCTGTCGAGCAGTGGCAGCGGCACGCGGATCGAGCGCCAATTTTGCAATTCGGCCTGAAGATCATCCTCGCGGCGTAGCGGCACACCCGCGACCTCGATCACCGGTTCTTCGGAGGCATCTTCCGCCGCGAGGGCGCCGATGACATCGCGGTCGTCGCCCGCGGGCTCAACCCCCGTCTGACCCAGCGTCGTACAAAGATCGCCCAGCCGGTCGAGGATGCCGAGCACGCCGGTGACGAGCGCAGCATTCGCCGGACGATTGCCGCACCGCACTTGATCTAGCGCGTCTTCGGCGGCGTGCGACAATGCGGTGACGCGCGGCAAAGCGAGAAAGCCCGAGCTGCCCTTGATCGTGTGAACGAGCCGAAAAATGGCATCGAGCTGCGCGCGATCGGCAGGGTCCGCCTCCCACGCGACGATGGCCCCGCCGGCTTCGGCAAGGATTTCCGCCGTTTCGGCCAGAAAGTCGTTCAGCAGATCGTCCATCGCGGTACCGGTGCGCCCCAAAAACTGAGGTTCGACCATGCCCGACAATGGTTAAGGGAGGCTTTACCCGCGACCGCGGAGGACGGCTCCAACCAGCAGCGAGGTCGGTGTTTCGCGCGCCAGCATGACGGTGCCGTCATTCTGCCGCGCCACTGCCTGCACCAGCACTGCGGGCGCGGTGCGCGAGGTCATCGGGCTCGCGCCTTCGCCTTCGGCCAGGATGCGTTCGACATCGGCGTCGAGGAACATGCGCTCGGCCTCGACATGCAGCGCGATCTCGATGCCCCCATCCTTATCGGCGCCCTGCTTTTCGCAGCCGACATCGAGCCGCCCGCCGCGCACCAGCGCATCGACGAGGAGAAGCGACAGGTTGAGGATGATCTTCACCGCGGGCTTGGGCAGCGGATCGGTCCCGATCATCCAGTTCAGTTCGATCGCGCGGTCGCCGATGATCCCCTGGATCGCCGACTTCGCTTCGTCGGCCGGAACGAGTTCGCCGAAGCCGCCCGCCGACCCGAAAGCGAGGCGAAAAAACTTCAGCTTGTTCGCCGATGTCCGCGCGCTTTGTTCGAGCAGTTCGAAGCAACGCTCACGCATCGCCGGGTCTTTTTCGTCGGCGAGCAGTTCGAGGCCGTTGGCGAAGGCGCCGACGGGGCTCAGCAGGTCGTGACACAGGCGCGAGGCCAGCATCGAGGCAAAATCGACGCGATCGTCGGACATGGATGAAATGGCTCCCCAGCGCAGTCTCCGGACCTTTCCGGCACGGGCTGCTCCTACGGCACCAAAGCCGTCCAGGGCAAGCGCGATACGGCAAGGCGTGGCCCTTGAATTTCGCCGTCCAAAAACCACATTCCTCTCAATGCAGGGGGATGACGATATTTTGACCGTGGCGCTATCGGATAGCGCGGCCGGGTTGCGGCTCGACCGGGCCTTGGCCGAGGCGCTGCCCAGCCTGTCGCGCGAGCGCCTCAAGAGCCTGATCAAGGGCGGCCGCGTCGTCGATGCGAGCGGCAATATCCTTTGGGATCCCTCGGGAAAGGCGGCGGCGCCCACTACGATCGAGGTTCGCCTTCCCGCCGCCAAGCCCGCGCACAATGTCGCGCAAGACATGGGGCTGGTCATCGCATATGAGGACGAGCATCTAATCGTCATCGACAAGCCCGCGGGGATGGTCGTCCATCCCGCCGCCGGCAATCTCGACGGCACGATGGTCAACGCATTGCTGCATCACTGCGCGGGGCAATTGTCGGGGATCGGCGGCGTCGCGCGGCCGGGGATCGTGCACCGGATCGACAAGGACACGAGCGGGCTGATCGTCGCCGCCAAGCATGACAAGGCGCACGAAGGCCTGGCGAAGCAGTTCGCCGCGCACAGCATCGACCGCCGCTATCTCGCGCTCGCAACCGGACGGCCGATGCCCGCGAACGGGACGATCGATGCGGCGCTCGGCCGCTCGACGACGAACCGCAAGAAGATGGCGGTGGTCGCCGAAGGGCGCGGCAAGCATGCGATCACGCATTATCGCACGATCGAACCGCTGAAGGGTGCGGCTCTGGTCGAATGCCGGCTGGAAACCGGACGTACGCATCAGGTACGCGTTCACATGGCGCATATCGGCCATCCGCTGGTCGGCGATCCCGTCTATGGGCGCCAACGTAAACCTTTGTCTGATGTACTTAAGACCCGGAATTTCGTACGTCAGGCGTTGCACGCGGCCCATTTGGGTTTTATTCATCCGGTAACCGGTAACGAAATCGCGCTCGACAGCGAACTCCCAGCCGACATGCGGGAACTGCTCAACGAACTGCGCGTTTAGGTTTCGAATGAAAATCTATTTTGACCGCCAAGGCAAATGGCGGCACAATGATCACAGGATTTTAGGGAAGACACTCTCCTATGGCTAACAAAAGCAATGTTCCGGCCACGGTTCCAGCGCTCGGCGGTGAGGCGAGCCTGAACCGCTATCTGGCCGAAATCCGCAAATTCCCCCTGCTCACCCCCGAGCAGGAATATATGCTCGCGAAGCGATTCCAGGAGCATGGCGACAATGAGGCTGCGGCGCAGCTCGTCACTTCGCACCTCCGCCTCGTCGCGAAAATCGCGATGGGTTACCGCGGCTATGGCTTGCCGGTCAGCGAGCTGATCAGCGAAGGCAATATCGGCCTGATGCAGGGCGTGAAAAAATTCGACCCTGAACGCGGCTTCCGCCTCGCGACCTATGCAATGTGGTGGATCCGCGCCTCTATCCAGGAATTCATCCTGCGCTCTTGGAGCCTCGTCAAAATGGGCACCACTGCAGCGCAGAAGAAGCTGTTCTTCAACCTCCGCCGGATGAAGAACAACCTGGCGGCTTTCGAAGACGGCGACCTGTCGCCCGAAAATCTGACCAAGATCGCGACCGACCTGGGCGTCACCGAAGAAGAAGTCATCAGCATGAACCGTCGCATGTCGATGGGCGGCGACACTTCGCTGAACGTGCCGATGGGCGAGGATGGCGACAGCCAGTGGCAGGATCTGCTCGGCGACGAGGGCCCGCTGCAGGACGAACGCGTCGCCGAAGCGCAGGAGCGCGACGTGCGCCATTCCCTGCTCAATGAGGCGCTCGAATCGCTCAACGAGCGCGAACGCCACATCCTGACCGAACGTCGCCTGACCGACGATCCCAAGACGCTCGAAGACCTGAGCCAGGTTTACGACGTCAGCCGCGAACGCGTCCGCCAGATCGAAGTGCGCGCGTTTGAAAAGCTGCAAAAGGCGATGCTGAAGCTGGCGGGCGACCGGCGGTTGGTCGGGGCCTGATTTTTCCCTAAACAGCCGCTTGCCACTCGGTGGCAAGCGGCTAATTTGCCCGCATGGCAACTCCTCCCCGCGCGAAGAAGCGCAAGCTCCCCTGGTATCT contains these protein-coding regions:
- a CDS encoding chemotaxis protein CheA, which produces MVEPQFLGRTGTAMDDLLNDFLAETAEILAEAGGAIVAWEADPADRAQLDAIFRLVHTIKGSSGFLALPRVTALSHAAEDALDQVRCGNRPANAALVTGVLGILDRLGDLCTTLGQTGVEPAGDDRDVIGALAAEDASEEPVIEVAGVPLRREDDLQAELQNWRSIRVPLPLLDSVMTGVTDIVLARNEFARMLRESGADLSVIASFDRLSDSIAGMRQSVSQMRMQRIDKLFAPLPRIVRDLAKDLGKKIAFQTSGGEVELDREMMENIRDPLIHIVRNAIDHGIESLEDRVAADKDITATISVSARQSGNQIEIEVRDDGRGLSPEALVAKAIGSRVVTATDARALTPKEKLELIFRPGFSTAAKVTAVSGRGVGMDIVKANVEKIGGIVELRNDEGRGLTILLRVPMTLTIISGLMVRAAGQYFAIPRGAVREILLEGGDTVRIDQLGGGELATVRGEQFPLLRLENILGRARDAQDDSDDRALVIVRPGQGQSYALSVAAIHDHEELVIKPAAPMIMATGLYAGTTLPDNGRPVLLLDVQGLLAAAAVDASEAGRSHNRMTEADAAAAAARNAVQLLLFRDMNGRVRGVRLSVIERVEEVPASALFESAGRVQAQIGDDIFPVHAATLPGGEGTLKLLRLYDGRAVLCYPIAEVIDIVRLPDAVQPSAAPGLIAGVVLVGGDPVELIDPFWLMEQYAAGAPAPALRQPLCRVADDRDGWGGNFLAPILRSAGYRVVLGDDVSDEVPDVLLCCTDEGAVLGSANGEVPVIRLRTSIAAKGPEDETVYRYDRQALLDALRRQVGGDRA
- a CDS encoding histidine phosphotransferase family protein, whose protein sequence is MSDDRVDFASMLASRLCHDLLSPVGAFANGLELLADEKDPAMRERCFELLEQSARTSANKLKFFRLAFGSAGGFGELVPADEAKSAIQGIIGDRAIELNWMIGTDPLPKPAVKIILNLSLLLVDALVRGGRLDVGCEKQGADKDGGIEIALHVEAERMFLDADVERILAEGEGASPMTSRTAPAVLVQAVARQNDGTVMLARETPTSLLVGAVLRGRG
- a CDS encoding RluA family pseudouridine synthase, whose translation is MQGDDDILTVALSDSAAGLRLDRALAEALPSLSRERLKSLIKGGRVVDASGNILWDPSGKAAAPTTIEVRLPAAKPAHNVAQDMGLVIAYEDEHLIVIDKPAGMVVHPAAGNLDGTMVNALLHHCAGQLSGIGGVARPGIVHRIDKDTSGLIVAAKHDKAHEGLAKQFAAHSIDRRYLALATGRPMPANGTIDAALGRSTTNRKKMAVVAEGRGKHAITHYRTIEPLKGAALVECRLETGRTHQVRVHMAHIGHPLVGDPVYGRQRKPLSDVLKTRNFVRQALHAAHLGFIHPVTGNEIALDSELPADMRELLNELRV
- the rpoH gene encoding RNA polymerase sigma factor RpoH → MANKSNVPATVPALGGEASLNRYLAEIRKFPLLTPEQEYMLAKRFQEHGDNEAAAQLVTSHLRLVAKIAMGYRGYGLPVSELISEGNIGLMQGVKKFDPERGFRLATYAMWWIRASIQEFILRSWSLVKMGTTAAQKKLFFNLRRMKNNLAAFEDGDLSPENLTKIATDLGVTEEEVISMNRRMSMGGDTSLNVPMGEDGDSQWQDLLGDEGPLQDERVAEAQERDVRHSLLNEALESLNERERHILTERRLTDDPKTLEDLSQVYDVSRERVRQIEVRAFEKLQKAMLKLAGDRRLVGA